A genomic region of Thermodesulfovibrio aggregans contains the following coding sequences:
- a CDS encoding SDH family Clp fold serine proteinase, with amino-acid sequence MHFDPTIFFWIFLIIIAIQPVIRQKLLENARIKLIAEIEKQRGSRVILLVHRQETMSFLGFPIMRYIDIHDSEEVLRAIHLTDDDMPIDLVVHTPGGLAIAATQIARALSKHKGKVTVFVPHYAMSGGTLIALSADEIVMCEHAVLGPLDPQIAGQPAVSVLSVVQKKPLEEIDDSTLILADQAEKAIKQMKETIVEIMSRSHSEDKAREIAEKLVSGKWTHDYPISAEEARQLGLPVSTEMPKEIMFLMNLYPQPVRQSVEYIPVRRSSKV; translated from the coding sequence ATGCATTTTGACCCAACCATATTTTTCTGGATTTTTCTCATAATAATAGCAATTCAGCCAGTTATAAGACAAAAACTTCTTGAAAATGCCCGAATTAAGCTTATTGCAGAAATTGAGAAACAACGAGGCAGCCGTGTTATACTTCTTGTTCACAGGCAGGAAACAATGAGCTTTCTCGGATTTCCTATTATGAGATATATTGATATTCATGATTCAGAAGAAGTCTTAAGGGCAATTCATTTAACTGATGATGATATGCCAATTGACCTTGTGGTGCATACACCAGGTGGTCTTGCAATAGCTGCAACACAGATTGCAAGAGCCCTTTCAAAGCACAAGGGAAAAGTCACTGTATTTGTCCCCCATTATGCCATGTCAGGAGGCACTCTTATTGCTCTTTCCGCAGATGAAATTGTGATGTGTGAACATGCAGTACTTGGTCCACTTGACCCACAGATCGCCGGACAACCGGCTGTGTCTGTTTTAAGTGTTGTTCAGAAAAAACCGCTTGAAGAGATAGATGATAGTACTCTAATATTAGCTGATCAGGCTGAAAAGGCAATAAAACAGATGAAAGAGACAATAGTAGAAATTATGTCTCGCAGTCATTCTGAAGATAAAGCAAGAGAGATTGCAGAAAAACTTGTCTCTGGAAAATGGACTCATGATTATCCTATAAGTGCAGAAGAGGCAAGACAATTGGGACTTCCGGTATCAACAGAAATGCCAAAGGAGATAATGTTCCTCATGAACCTCTATCCTCAGCCTGTGAGACAGTCTGTTGAGTATATTCCTGTACGAAGAAGCAGTAAAGTCTAA
- a CDS encoding TrkH family potassium uptake protein, whose translation MTIPILVSIINHSQDTLALALSCFITFFCGTVMITLTKQYRHEELMYREAFMTVTLTWITVAFFGCLPYIFTGSVNSFTDAFFESMSGFTTTGSSIFVDVESLPAGLLFWRSMTQWIGGMGIIVFVLAVLPIMGIGGMQLFKAEVPEISVDKLRPRIIDTAKALWIIYIGITGIIIFLYYIAGMDLYDAFCHAFTTISTGGFSTKNASIAHFKNPALEYISCFGMFLGGINFALYFYLLKGNYKRLLKNAEFKFYFSVILVTICLLTIDLIPYYPSLSESFRYSIFQVISIMTTTGYATADYLKWSSFSQLTLLIIMFFGGMIGSTAGGLKQVRVYLMIKQISREFYQLVHPKAVLSLKLDDKFLNKELLGSIWGFVFLAIFVCALASIAMTATGLDLITSFSTVISSMNNVGPALGEAGPASNYSSIPAPGKWILIFCMLAGRLEYYTVLIVLTPAFWKR comes from the coding sequence ATGACAATACCCATTCTGGTCTCAATCATTAATCACTCTCAAGACACATTAGCCTTAGCACTATCATGTTTTATAACTTTCTTTTGCGGCACTGTTATGATTACCCTAACAAAACAATACAGACATGAAGAGTTGATGTATAGAGAAGCTTTTATGACAGTAACTCTTACATGGATAACTGTGGCTTTTTTTGGTTGTCTTCCCTATATCTTTACAGGCTCTGTAAACTCCTTTACAGATGCTTTTTTTGAATCCATGTCAGGCTTTACAACAACTGGCTCAAGTATCTTTGTAGATGTTGAGAGTCTTCCAGCAGGGCTTCTTTTCTGGAGAAGCATGACCCAGTGGATAGGAGGTATGGGAATTATAGTCTTTGTTTTGGCTGTTTTACCTATTATGGGAATAGGCGGAATGCAGCTATTTAAAGCGGAAGTTCCTGAGATAAGTGTTGATAAATTAAGACCAAGAATTATTGATACAGCAAAGGCTCTATGGATTATCTATATTGGAATTACGGGAATTATCATTTTTCTCTATTACATTGCAGGAATGGATCTTTATGATGCATTCTGCCACGCCTTTACAACTATATCAACTGGTGGATTTTCAACAAAAAATGCAAGCATTGCCCACTTTAAAAACCCTGCTCTCGAATACATATCATGCTTTGGAATGTTTCTTGGAGGAATAAACTTTGCTTTATACTTTTATCTCTTGAAAGGTAATTATAAAAGGTTGCTCAAAAATGCAGAGTTCAAATTTTATTTCTCGGTTATTCTTGTTACTATTTGTTTACTGACCATTGACCTGATTCCATATTATCCTTCTCTTTCAGAAAGCTTTAGATATTCAATCTTTCAGGTAATCTCAATAATGACAACCACAGGGTATGCCACTGCGGATTATCTAAAATGGAGTTCTTTTTCTCAGCTGACTTTGTTGATAATAATGTTTTTCGGAGGCATGATAGGTTCAACAGCAGGAGGACTAAAACAGGTAAGGGTATATCTAATGATTAAGCAGATATCAAGAGAATTCTATCAGCTTGTCCATCCCAAAGCTGTTTTATCGTTAAAACTGGATGATAAGTTTCTAAACAAAGAACTTCTTGGAAGTATATGGGGCTTTGTTTTTCTTGCCATATTTGTTTGTGCCCTGGCAAGTATTGCAATGACAGCTACAGGACTGGATTTGATAACTTCTTTCTCAACTGTTATTTCCTCAATGAATAATGTTGGACCGGCACTTGGTGAAGCAGGACCGGCCAGTAACTATTCCTCTATTCCTGCTCCTGGTAAATGGATTCTCATTTTCTGTATGCTTGCAGGAAGGCTTGAGTATTATACGGTTCTTATAGTTTTAACTCCTGCCTTCTGGAAAAGGTAA
- the trkA gene encoding Trk system potassium transporter TrkA has protein sequence MRVIIVGAGEVGYQIAKFLTYEGVDVVIIDRDGSKLRRISEELDIATIEAEGSDPSAFKEAGADKADLLLAVTNSDETNMIACLIGKAMFNIKRKIARIRNPDYFFNKEILGEANLDIDPAINPELEAAEAVTRLVESPFASEIIEFEQGKIKVIGFKIPQNSPVTGKKLKAIKLLLKKDFIVGIIERDENVIVPSGDDILNEGDIVYIPVRKEEIFETAQNLGVPVSPVKKIMILGGGRIGYYIASKLENKADIKIIEKDAERCKFLSKHLGKSLILHGDGADKQLLIEENINNMDLYIACSNNDELNIMASLLAKKLGVKKVIALVNRTDYVPLAHNLGIQSVLSPRLITASIILRYVRRGEVLSLTAIAENKAEIMEVLVNKNSSLIGVTLKDKAFPKNSILGAIIRDDRIIIPTGEDYIKQGDKLIIFTLKDSIKEIEKLLI, from the coding sequence ATGAGAGTAATAATTGTTGGTGCTGGAGAAGTTGGATATCAGATTGCAAAGTTTCTCACCTATGAAGGTGTGGATGTTGTAATTATTGACAGAGATGGAAGTAAGCTCAGAAGAATTTCTGAAGAACTTGATATTGCAACCATTGAAGCAGAGGGAAGTGATCCTTCAGCATTTAAGGAAGCAGGTGCAGATAAGGCAGATCTGCTTCTGGCAGTAACAAACAGTGATGAAACTAACATGATTGCCTGCCTTATCGGTAAGGCAATGTTTAATATAAAACGAAAAATAGCAAGAATAAGAAATCCTGATTACTTTTTTAACAAAGAAATACTTGGAGAGGCAAACCTTGACATTGACCCTGCGATTAATCCTGAGCTTGAAGCAGCAGAAGCAGTTACAAGACTTGTTGAGAGTCCTTTTGCCAGTGAAATAATAGAATTTGAGCAGGGAAAAATAAAAGTTATAGGATTTAAAATTCCTCAAAATAGCCCGGTTACAGGGAAGAAACTGAAGGCAATCAAACTACTGCTAAAAAAAGACTTTATTGTTGGAATCATTGAAAGAGATGAAAATGTGATAGTTCCCTCTGGAGATGATATTCTGAATGAAGGAGACATAGTTTACATACCAGTAAGAAAAGAAGAGATTTTTGAGACTGCTCAAAATCTTGGAGTGCCTGTCAGTCCTGTGAAAAAAATTATGATTCTTGGAGGAGGTAGAATAGGATATTATATAGCAAGCAAACTAGAAAATAAAGCAGATATAAAAATTATAGAAAAAGATGCTGAAAGATGTAAGTTTTTAAGCAAACATCTGGGTAAATCATTAATTCTTCATGGAGATGGAGCAGATAAACAGCTCTTGATAGAGGAAAATATAAACAACATGGATTTATACATTGCCTGTTCAAATAATGATGAACTCAATATCATGGCATCTTTGCTTGCAAAAAAACTGGGGGTAAAAAAAGTCATAGCTCTTGTAAATAGAACAGACTATGTGCCCCTTGCGCACAATTTAGGAATTCAGTCTGTTTTAAGCCCAAGATTGATTACAGCGAGCATTATTCTCAGATATGTAAGAAGAGGAGAAGTGTTGTCTCTTACTGCAATTGCTGAAAATAAGGCTGAAATAATGGAAGTTCTGGTTAATAAGAACTCTTCCCTGATTGGTGTAACACTTAAAGACAAAGCTTTCCCAAAAAATTCAATACTTGGAGCTATAATAAGAGATGACCGTATTATAATTCCTACAGGAGAAGATTACATTAAGCAAGGAGATAAGCTAATTATCTTCACACTAAAAGACTCTATAAAAGAAATTGAAAAACTCCTCATATGA
- a CDS encoding ATP-binding cassette domain-containing protein → MALSLTVSNIHKSYNGKVVLEGCSFSFEKSGVYVLMGPNGSGKSTLLRICALLENPDMGEVIYYEYGETAENNLNLRRRITLLLPDIGVFNTTVFKNVAYGLKVRGMSSEEIKERVEKALDFVGLLHKKNQNALTLSSGEAKRMGIARAIVLQPDFLFLDEPTASVDQENTEIIENILIQLKQKLSSIIIIATHDKDSAMRVGDFLLYLKDGRIFAKD, encoded by the coding sequence ATGGCTTTAAGCCTTACTGTTTCAAATATTCATAAATCTTACAATGGCAAGGTGGTGCTTGAAGGTTGTTCCTTTTCATTTGAAAAAAGCGGAGTATATGTTTTAATGGGACCAAATGGTTCAGGAAAATCAACTCTTTTAAGAATTTGTGCGCTCTTAGAAAACCCTGATATGGGTGAGGTTATTTATTACGAATACGGGGAAACTGCCGAGAATAATTTAAATCTAAGAAGAAGGATTACACTACTTTTACCAGACATTGGAGTTTTCAATACAACAGTTTTTAAAAATGTTGCCTACGGATTAAAAGTAAGAGGCATGAGTAGTGAGGAAATAAAGGAACGGGTTGAAAAAGCTCTTGATTTTGTTGGATTACTTCACAAAAAGAACCAGAATGCCCTCACTCTTTCAAGTGGAGAAGCAAAAAGAATGGGAATTGCAAGAGCGATTGTTTTACAACCGGATTTTCTATTTCTTGATGAACCGACTGCTTCGGTGGATCAGGAAAACACAGAAATAATAGAAAATATATTAATTCAGTTGAAACAAAAACTCAGTTCAATCATAATTATTGCCACCCACGATAAAGATTCAGCAATGAGAGTAGGTGATTTTTTGCTTTATTTAAAAGATGGAAGGATTTTTGCAAAGGACTAA
- a CDS encoding ABC transporter permease has product MNFIFEAFKQAFYLILHLDRELVEIILLSLKVSGTALAIATLLGIPVGALLGLKNFFGRNTLITLINTFMGLPPVVVGLFLYLMLSRSGPLGFLSLLYTPSAMIIAQSILAFPIVAGLSHSALIKIDPSVKLAAKTLGATPFQITLTMVREARYGIMAGVCAAFGRVMAEVGAILIVGGNIAGYTRVMTTTIALETDKGNFELAMALGIILLTISFAINIILFSIQKKGTKESIQWL; this is encoded by the coding sequence ATGAACTTTATTTTTGAAGCTTTTAAACAGGCATTTTATCTTATTCTGCATCTTGACAGAGAACTGGTAGAGATAATCCTTTTGTCTCTCAAGGTTTCAGGCACAGCTCTGGCAATAGCAACTCTGCTTGGCATTCCTGTAGGTGCTTTGCTTGGATTAAAAAATTTTTTTGGCAGAAACACTCTCATAACACTGATTAACACTTTTATGGGACTTCCTCCAGTTGTTGTTGGATTGTTTCTTTATCTAATGCTATCCCGTAGCGGACCACTTGGTTTTTTAAGCCTGCTTTATACTCCCTCTGCAATGATTATTGCCCAGAGCATTCTTGCCTTTCCAATTGTTGCAGGACTCAGTCATTCAGCACTGATTAAGATTGATCCTTCAGTGAAACTCGCAGCAAAAACTCTTGGAGCTACTCCATTTCAGATAACGCTTACAATGGTAAGAGAAGCAAGATATGGAATAATGGCAGGTGTCTGCGCAGCATTTGGAAGGGTGATGGCAGAAGTTGGAGCAATACTTATTGTAGGAGGTAACATTGCAGGATATACACGGGTAATGACAACAACTATAGCGCTTGAAACAGACAAAGGTAACTTTGAGCTTGCAATGGCACTGGGAATTATACTTCTTACAATTTCTTTTGCAATAAATATTATTTTATTTTCAATTCAAAAAAAGGGAACGAAGGAGTCTATTCAATGGCTTTAA
- a CDS encoding substrate-binding domain-containing protein produces MKTFLISLLLLIFATAAMAQEKEIVLATTTSVENSGLLNYILPIFEKKTGIKVKVVARGTGAAIEMGKRGDADAVFVHAKELELEAVKQGYFINRHDVCYNDFIIVGPKNDPAGIKGLKKAQDAFKRIALSQSLFISRGDKSGTHVKELQIWQIAGINPKGQKWYLEAGQGMEKTLRIANEKQAYTLTDRGTWFAIRDKLDLAILFEGDPVLFNQYGVMAVNPQKHKHVKYKEAMQFINWIISKEGQAAIASFKDKSGNQLFIPNAK; encoded by the coding sequence ATGAAAACTTTTTTAATTTCATTGTTATTGTTGATTTTCGCAACTGCTGCAATGGCTCAGGAAAAGGAAATTGTTCTTGCTACCACCACTTCTGTTGAAAATTCTGGTTTACTCAATTACATTTTACCGATTTTTGAGAAAAAAACAGGCATCAAGGTTAAGGTCGTTGCAAGGGGAACAGGTGCAGCAATTGAGATGGGTAAAAGAGGGGATGCGGATGCTGTCTTTGTACATGCAAAGGAACTTGAACTTGAGGCTGTAAAACAGGGTTACTTTATAAACAGGCACGATGTCTGCTATAATGATTTTATTATTGTCGGTCCCAAAAATGATCCGGCAGGGATAAAGGGTCTTAAAAAAGCCCAGGATGCGTTTAAAAGAATTGCTTTATCTCAGAGTCTTTTCATTTCAAGAGGTGATAAATCAGGAACTCATGTGAAGGAACTACAGATATGGCAGATAGCAGGGATTAATCCTAAAGGGCAAAAGTGGTATCTTGAAGCAGGACAGGGAATGGAAAAGACTTTAAGAATTGCCAATGAAAAACAGGCATACACACTTACTGATAGAGGAACATGGTTTGCAATAAGAGACAAGCTTGATCTGGCAATACTTTTTGAAGGAGACCCTGTTCTCTTTAACCAATACGGTGTAATGGCAGTAAATCCTCAAAAGCACAAACATGTAAAATATAAAGAAGCCATGCAGTTTATAAACTGGATAATTTCAAAAGAAGGACAGGCAGCTATAGCCTCTTTTAAGGATAAGTCTGGAAATCAACTGTTTATTCCGAATGCAAAATGA
- a CDS encoding substrate-binding domain-containing protein — protein MKKVKLSLLSKNGKVLGIVSFFICLFFILAKAYVYAEKNCTEVYGKGETEIAIATGSPGELGLLKVLIEEFNKEKPVKVCWIKAGTGESLKLLKENLVDLVMVHAPDAEKKAVTEGWATKRTLIGSNEFYIVGPKNDPAKIAEAKNVVDVYNRIKETKSKFISRGDNSGTHKKEMEIWKKAGYLPDPSKDKWYIVTKDFMAASLKKANDEKAYFMTDSSTWIMMKKDLPNLKVLFKGDKFLVNVYHALCSKFCKPEAEKFIEFLTSERGQETIRSFGKAQYGEAFYNDLNYAKKYAE, from the coding sequence ATGAAAAAGGTTAAATTAAGCCTTCTTTCGAAAAATGGGAAAGTATTAGGTATTGTTTCTTTTTTTATTTGCCTGTTTTTTATTTTAGCAAAAGCTTATGTATATGCAGAAAAAAATTGTACAGAAGTTTACGGAAAGGGTGAAACCGAAATTGCAATTGCTACAGGAAGTCCTGGTGAACTTGGTCTTTTAAAGGTATTAATTGAAGAATTCAATAAAGAAAAACCTGTGAAGGTGTGCTGGATAAAAGCTGGGACAGGAGAATCTTTAAAGTTGTTAAAAGAAAATCTAGTTGATTTAGTTATGGTTCATGCCCCAGATGCTGAAAAAAAAGCTGTTACAGAAGGTTGGGCTACGAAACGAACACTTATTGGTTCTAATGAATTTTATATTGTCGGTCCAAAAAATGATCCGGCAAAAATTGCTGAAGCTAAAAATGTTGTAGATGTTTACAATCGTATCAAAGAAACAAAATCTAAGTTTATTTCAAGAGGTGACAACTCAGGCACTCATAAAAAAGAAATGGAAATATGGAAAAAAGCAGGTTATCTACCAGATCCTTCAAAAGATAAATGGTATATTGTTACAAAAGATTTTATGGCGGCAAGCTTAAAAAAGGCTAATGACGAAAAAGCTTATTTTATGACTGATAGCAGCACTTGGATTATGATGAAAAAAGATTTACCCAATTTAAAAGTTCTTTTCAAAGGAGACAAATTTCTTGTAAATGTATACCATGCCTTGTGTTCTAAGTTCTGTAAGCCTGAAGCTGAAAAATTTATAGAATTTCTTACTTCTGAAAGAGGGCAGGAGACTATAAGAAGTTTTGGTAAAGCTCAGTATGGAGAAGCCTTCTATAATGATTTAAATTATGCAAAGAAATATGCAGAATAA
- a CDS encoding winged helix-turn-helix domain-containing protein, protein MKKRGRKPLKNPHQFCVTGSGKHGDYELKGKIWIEGGEGTFLGYGRIALLEKIKQHGSISKAAKALNMSYRQAWRLINSMNRQAGKPFVETQVGGKSGGGTKITETAEKAIEQFWRIHEDFKKFLSEEIKNFKI, encoded by the coding sequence ATGAAAAAAAGGGGAAGAAAGCCTTTGAAAAACCCGCATCAATTCTGTGTAACAGGAAGTGGAAAACATGGAGACTATGAACTTAAAGGTAAAATATGGATTGAAGGTGGTGAGGGAACTTTTCTTGGCTATGGAAGGATTGCTTTACTTGAGAAAATCAAACAGCATGGCTCAATTTCAAAGGCTGCTAAAGCTCTTAACATGTCATACAGACAGGCATGGAGACTTATCAATTCCATGAACAGACAGGCTGGAAAGCCTTTTGTTGAAACACAGGTTGGAGGTAAGAGCGGTGGTGGAACAAAAATTACAGAGACTGCTGAAAAAGCAATTGAGCAGTTCTGGAGGATTCATGAGGATTTCAAAAAATTTCTTTCTGAGGAGATCAAAAATTTTAAAATTTAA
- a CDS encoding DUF5320 domain-containing protein produces MPWGDRTGPLGQGPRTGRGLGFCSGFATPGYMNPAPGRGFGRGRGWRCFGWFGGFGRGFRFRWFWRAPFFGGISSREEVDLLRQEAEILRSELEAVQKRLSELEKGEAR; encoded by the coding sequence ATGCCATGGGGAGACAGAACCGGACCTTTAGGACAGGGTCCAAGAACAGGTAGAGGATTGGGATTTTGTAGCGGTTTTGCAACTCCAGGATATATGAATCCTGCACCAGGGAGAGGGTTTGGAAGAGGCAGAGGATGGAGGTGCTTTGGATGGTTTGGAGGTTTCGGAAGAGGATTTAGATTTAGATGGTTCTGGAGAGCTCCTTTTTTCGGAGGAATTTCTTCAAGAGAGGAGGTGGATTTACTCAGACAAGAGGCAGAAATACTTAGAAGTGAACTTGAAGCAGTGCAGAAGCGTCTGAGCGAACTTGAAAAAGGTGAAGCAAGGTAA
- a CDS encoding CGGC domain-containing protein: MKKIVILACKMIREQNLCPGDAKCLVAFMRKEGEFERYKNEDAAIVGIMDCGGCEGNKTRAICSLLLLKTQLSALKENVDVLHIGTCIIKFCPRKDDIIAAVKEKAGVEVIEGTHKYAPATIFGN; this comes from the coding sequence ATGAAGAAAATTGTAATTTTAGCATGTAAGATGATTAGAGAACAAAATCTGTGTCCCGGGGATGCAAAATGTCTTGTTGCTTTTATGCGCAAAGAAGGAGAGTTTGAGCGTTATAAAAATGAAGATGCTGCAATTGTTGGAATTATGGACTGTGGTGGCTGTGAAGGAAATAAAACACGAGCAATATGTAGCCTTCTTCTTTTAAAAACTCAACTTTCTGCATTAAAAGAAAATGTTGATGTTCTTCACATTGGAACCTGTATAATTAAGTTCTGTCCGAGAAAAGATGATATCATCGCAGCAGTAAAAGAAAAGGCTGGAGTTGAAGTTATTGAAGGAACCCATAAATACGCACCAGCAACAATTTTTGGCAATTAG